CAGCCCGGCATCCACCATCAGGCGGGCGACCTCGGCGACGCGCCGGATGTTCTCGGCCCGATCCGCCTCGGTGAATCCCAGGTCGCGATTGAGTCCGTGCCGGATGTTGTCGCCGTCGAGCAGATAGGTGTGGCGGCCCGCCGCATGCAGGCGTTGCTCGAGGCGGTTGGCGATCGACGACTTTCCGGAGCCCGAGAGGCCCGTGAACCACACGCAGCACGGTTGCTGCTGCTTCAAGGCCGCCCGCGCCGGCCCCGTGACCTCGAGCGCCTGCCAGTGCAGGTTCGCGGCGCGGCGCAGCGCGAACTCGATCATGCCGGCGCCCACGGTTTCGAAGGTGAGCAAGTCGATCAGGATGAAGGCGCCCAGCGTGCGATTGACGGAATAGGGTTCAAACACGAGGGGCTGCGCGGTCGACAGGTTGACCACGCCGATCTCGTTCAGCGCCAGCGTCTTCGCCGCCAGGTGGGCATCACTGCCGATGTCGAGGCGATGCTTGATGGCGGTCACGGTCGCGCGCATTTCCTTTGAGTACGCCTTGAGCAGGTACGAACGGCCTGGAATGAGGTCGTGAGATCCCATCCACAACAGCCGGGCCTCGAACTGATCGGCCACGGCGGGCGCGGCCGTGGCGGCCGCGATCACGTCGCCCCGGCTGACGTCCACCTCGTCGCCTAGCGTCAGGGTGACGGAGTCGCCGGCTTCGGCCCGGGCCCGCTCGCCACCCCACATCACGATGCCCTTGACGCGGGTTTCCACGCCGGAGGGCAGCACGCGCACGCGGTCGCCCGGATGCACGGCGCCTGCGCAGACCCGTCCGGCCGCGCCACGAAAATCGGGGCCGGGACGATTGATCCACTGCACCGGCATCCGGAACGGCCCGGACGAAGGCGGACCGGTCACCTCGATGGTCTCGAGGTAGGAGATCACGGTGGGCCCGTGGTACCAAGGCATGCGCGCGCTCGGCGCGACGAGGTGATCGCCCTCGAGCGCGGAGATTGGGATTGGCCTGACGCTGGTGATGCCGCACGCGGCCGCGAACGGCGCGTAGGCGTCGACGATGGCTTCGAAGACCTCCCGCGAATAGTCCACCAGGTCCATCTTGTTGACCGCGAGCAGGACGTGCCGGATGCCCATGAGCGCGACGATGCGGGTGTGGCGCCGGGTCTGGGTGAGCAGGCCTTTGCGCGCATCGACCAGGATCACCGCCAGGTCGGCGGTGGATGCGCCGGTGGCCATGTTCCGCGTGTACTGCTCGTGGCCGGGCGTGTCGGCGACGATGAACCGCCGGGCGGGGGTGGAGAAGAAGCGGTAGGCGACGTCGATGGTGATGCCTTGCTCTCGCTCGGCCTGCAGTCCATCCACCAGCAGCGCGAAGTCGACGCGGCTGCCCTGCGTACCGAACTTGCGCGAATCGGCCTCGAGCGCCCGCGTCTGGTCGTCGAAGACCGCGCGCGATTCGTGCAGCAGCCGGCCGATCAGGGTCGACTTGCCGTCATCCACGCTGCCGCACGTGATCAGCCGAAGCAGGGGGAGGCTCAGAAGTATCCCTCCCGTTTCTTCTTCTCCATGGATGACGGTTGGTCGCTGTCGATCAGCCGGCCCTGTCGCTCGGAAAACGCCGCCGCCACCGTCTCGGCGATGATCGCCGCGATCGTGGTGGCGCGGCTCTCGATGGCGCCGCTCAACGGGTAGCACCCCAGCGTTCGGAACCGCACCCATCGGCGTTCGGGCTGCTCGCCGGGTGCGAGCGGAAACCGCTCGTCGTCCACCATCACGAGAGTCCCGCCGCGATGCACGACCGGCCGTTCGGCGGCGAAGTAGAGGGGGACCACCGGAATGGCCTCGCGCTCGAGGTAGCGCCAGACGTCGATCTCGGTCCAGTTCGACAGCGGGAACACCCGCATCGACTCACCGGGGCGGATGCGCATGTTGTAGATGGCCCAGAGTTCCGGGCGCTGCGCCTTCGGATCCCACCGGTGGCCCGCCGCCCGGAACGAGCAAATGCGCTCCTTGGCCCGCGAGGCCTCCTCGTCGCGGCGGGCGCCGCCAAAGATGACGTCGAAGCGGTGGGCATCGAGCGCCTGCCTGAGGGCCTCGGTCTTCATCACGTCGGTGTAGGGGCCCGAGCCGTGCGTAAAGGGATTCACCCCGGCGGCCAGGCCGGCCTCATTGCGGTGCACGAGGAGGCGCATGCCGGCTTCGCGCATCACGCGTTCGCGGTGCGCGTACATGTCCCGGAATTTCCACGTGGTGTCGACATGCAGCAAGGGAAACGGCGGTGGCGAGGGATGGAACGCCTTGCGGGCCAGGTGCAGCAGCACCGACGAATCCTTGCCGATGGAATACAGCAGGACCGGTCGCTCGGCGCCGGCCACGGCTTCACGCAGGATCTCGATGCTCTCCGATTCCAGGACGTCGAGCGTCATCGACCCCTCATCATGGCACGACTGCGGTGCGGGTCACAGTTCATGGGCCACTCGATAGTCATGGATCTTCCGCGCCCAGACCCAGAGGAGGATGGTGCCGGTGACGATCAGCCCCAGCGACAGGCCCACCCAGAGGCCCCACACCCCCCAGCCGATCACGAAGCAGAGCGTATAGCTCACGGGCAACCCCAGCAACCAGTGCGCCGCCAGGTTGACGAGCATGGGTGTGCGCGTGTCGCCGATTCCCCGCAGCGTGCCGGTGATCACGCCCTGGAGACCGTCGAAGAGCTGAAACACGGCGGCGAGATAAAGCAGTGACGTGCCCGCGCTGAGCACTGCCGGGTCGGTGCTGAAGAGCCCGATCAACGTGCGCGGGATGGCGACAAACAACGCGCCCGAACTCAGCATGAACACGACGCCCAGCATGATGGCGGTCCATCCAGCGGCTGCCGCGCGCACGGGATCGCCCGCGCCGACCGCATGGCCAACGCGGACGGCGCCGGCCGAGCCCACGCCGAGCGGGATCATGAACGCGATGCCGGCCAGGTTGAGCGCGATCTGGTGCGACGCCGCCGAGATGGGATCGAGCGTGCCGGCGAGGGCGGTGGCCAGGGCGAACACCCCGACCTCCGCGAGCACCTGCGAGGCGGCCGGCAGACCGAGCTTGAGCAACCGCTTGAGCCGCGCGGGATCAACAAGGCGAGGCACCTTCCACAGGCTCTCGTGCCCATGCCGCGAGTCGGCCCACCAGATCGCGACCAGCAACGCCGCAAACATGTAGATGCGCGACAGCAGCGTCGCCCAGGCCGCGCCGGCCACCTCGAGACGCGGGAACCCGAGGTTGCCGTAGATCAGCAGCCAGTCCATGACGGCATTGAAGACGTTCGCCGAGATCAGCGCGAACATCACCGGCTTCACCAGGTGCATGCCCTGCAGGTAGCGCCGGCAAGCGGCGTAGCCCAGCAGGAACGGGGTGCTCCAGATCAGCACGATGAAGTACGACTGGAGCGGCGGCGCCACGGCGGGGTGAAAGCCGAGCGACGGAATCGAATACGCCAGCACGCCGCAGGCCAGCATGATCGGGATGGTCATCAGGGCGGCGAGGGTCAGGCCATCGAACAGCCAGCGGTGGCAGTCGCGGATGTCACGGGCGCCGAACGCCTGCGACACCAGCGTGTCGAGGCCGAGCAGCACGCCCATGCCGAACACCGCGAACGCAATGTGCATGGCCGCGCCGACGCCGACGGCGCTGATCGCCTCGGGACCGAGCGGCCCGACCATCAAGGTGTCGACCACGCCCATGGCCATCCAGCCAAGCTCGGCCATCACCACCGGGGCGGCGAGGCGGAGCATGGGAGCCAGTTCTGAGCGAAGGGACGCGCGCACGGGAATCTGCAAGCTTACGGTAGGATCGGCTCCGGAGCCAGTCATGCAGATGCGCGTTGCCGTCACCCTCGCCACCTTGTTCATTGCCGCCGCTTCGCTGTCGGCCGACACCTGGCCGCATTGGCGCGGACCGGCGGCCAGCGGGATTGCGACCGGTCCTATTCCGGCGACGTGGAGCGCCACGCAGAACGTGGCCTGGTCAACGCCGCTCGAGGGCACGGGCGTGTCATCACCGGTGGTGTCGGCCAACCGCGTGTTCGTTACGTCGCAGGCCGGCGACGGCCGCCGCCAGGACGGCCGCCACCCGACCCTGGCGCAAGGCGTCGATCCTGCCGCTGCGGGCGAGGGCACTCTTGCGCGACGGACCAAACGTGACGCGGTGGCCTTTATCGTCGAGGCGTTCGACCGCGCCAGCGGCAAGCGGCTGTGGATCCACGAGACGCCGGCCGAGGGCGAGCTGCCGCCCGTGCACGACAAGCACAACCTGTCGAGCGCCAGCCCGGTGACCGACGGCGAGCGCGTCTACGCGTGGTTTGGCACCGGCCAGCTGGTCGCCCTCGACGTCTCGGGCAAGCAGCTGTGGCAGCGCAACCTCGCGCGCGACTACGCGCCCTTCGAGATCAACTGGGGGCACGCCAGCTCGCCGGTCCTGTTCAACGACTCGCTGATCCTGCTCTGTTACCACGAGCAGCTGTCGTATCTGCTGGCCCTCGACAAGCGCACCGGCGCGGTGAAGTGGAAAGTCGACCAGCCCGCCGGCAACGCCTCGTGGAGCTCACCGGTGGTGATCACCGGTCCCTCGGGACCTGAACTGATCGTCAACTCCAGCACCGGCGTGGAATCGTTCAACCCGGCGACCGGCGCGTCACTGTGGCACTACCCCGAGGTCAACCGCTTTCCGATCCCGGTGGCGATGGAAGACAAGGGCATGCTGTACCTCAGCCGCGGCTATCGCAGCAGCCCGTACATGGCGATTCGGTTGGGTGGCAAGGGCGACATCACCGCCAGCCATGTCGCCTGGCGCGTGCCGACGGGCGGACCGTACGTGTCGTCGCTCATTCACTACCAGGGCGTGGTCTACATGAGCGGCGAGAACGGGATCCTGTCCGCTGTGGATGCCGCAACCGGCCAGCGCCTGTGGCAGGAAAGGGTCGGCGGCGTCTTCACCGCGTCGCCGATCGCCGGCGACGGCAAGGTCTACTTCGTCAGCGAGACGGGCGAGACGATCGTGCTCAAGGCCGGCCGGACCTTCGAGGTGCTGTCGCGCAACAAGCTCGACGGCCACTTCGTCGCGTCACCGGCCGCCGCGGCAGGCAGGCTCTATCTGCGCGCGGACGACCGTATCTACGCTGTCGGACAGTAATTGGCCACAGAGGACACAGAGGACACCGAGAAAGTCTTTCTAAATGCAGGCACACGGTTGCTATCGCGTATCTTGCATTTCGAAGAAGTGTTTCTCTGTGTCCTCTGTGGCAGATTTCCTTTTAGGGTGTCGGCAGGGGCGGCATCTTGTCTTTCGGCAGGCGGGGCAGCATCTCGTCGCGCATCGCCAGGTGGTACACCGCCGCCGCAATCACCATCGCCGACTGCCTCGCATCGTCTTCAATAACGCGCTCGTAGGTGTCGAGGTTGGTGTGCCACGTGTGCGAGTTGTACTCGATTGGATCCTGCTGGATGCCGATGCCGGGCAGGCCCGCTTCATTGAACGACGTCGAGTCCGTGCCGCCGCGGCGGCGGCTCTGCGTGGCGTTGACGCCGAAGAAGCCGTTGTCTTCGAAAGACTTGGTCGCCTGGCGCAGAATCGCGGCCGCTTCGGCCGGACCGAACACCGACATGCCGCGGGCGCGCCCGGTGCCTGAATCGATGTTGAAGTAGCCGGCGAAGTTGGCGTGCCCCGGCTTCGGATTCTCGACCATGCCGAAGTGTTCCTTCACGTAAGCCTGCGAGCCGAGCAAGCCCTGCTCCTCGCCGCCCCACAGGGCAACCCGAATGGTGCGGCGCGGCTTCACGCCGATGGCGTTCAGGATGCGGATGGCCTCGAGCATGGTCGCGCAGCCAATCGCGTTGTCGGTGGCGCCGGTCGCCGAGTGCCACGAGTCGATGTGGCCGCCCAGCATCACTATTTCGTGCGCCTTGTCGGTGCCAGGAATTTCGGCGACGACGTTGTACTGCGTGGCGCCTTCGGGGTAGCTGCGATTGACAATGTTCATCTCGAGTTCGACGGTGGCGCCGCCGGCCATCAACCGCGAGAGGCGGCCGTAGTCTTCGTTGCGCATCACCACCGTGGGCACGGCCTTGGCGATGTCGAAGGTGCGGTTGTTGAAGGCGCGGATCTGGCCGTGCTCACGGCCGGCGTCGTTGACGCGGCCGGCGGCACCGGCCGCGACCAGGAACTGATCCAGTTGCTCGGCGACCTGGGCGGCCGGCACGATGTTGGGATTGGCCGGACCGCCCGGGCCACCGCCGCCGGGGAAGCCGCCGCCGGTGGGGTTGACCGGATCGTACTGCGCGCGCACGTCGTTATCTTCGCGGCGCTTCGGCGGCGTGAGGATGGCGACGCGCACGTCCGCGGCCGCGCCCACCATCACGAACTTGCCCTTCACCTTCGCGCGGTGGTCGTCAAAGAACCTCGTCAGCACGTCCTTGGTTGGCTGGTTCGGGACGATCAACTGCACGGCCTGCGCGGTGACGGCGCCGGCGGTGCCAGGCGTCCACGCCAGCGCTTCGGCTACCAGCGAGTCTTTCACCGGAGCGGTCACGTGGACCGACAGCTTTTCGTTCGCCCAGCCGGGATGCCCGAAGTTCCACGGCTCGAGCTTGGCGTTCTTCAAGCCCCACTTGGTCGTTTCCGCGACGACCCATTCCTGCGAGGCCTTCAGGTTGGGCGAGCCGGTCAGGCGCGGCCCGTAGACGTCGGTCAGAAAGTGCAGGGTGCGGAGAATCTGGGAGTTGTCCGTGGCTTCGCGGCGAATCTTCCACTGGATGTCTTTGTCGATCTTCTCTTGCGCGGTTGGTGTGACAACCGACAGGGCCGCGATGGCAAACGTCAGGGCAAATGTGAGGTAACGCATGGCCGCCATTTTAGTTCGGCTGACCGCCTTCGCGTTGCGCTTCGGCGGGTCAAGAACCCGGACGCCACATTGACTCCCGACGCCCGACTCCCGACTCTCCGCCTTCGCAGCCAACGGCTGCTTCGGCGCGACCTCGCCGTAGCTCGCCAGGCGAGCGCAGGCGGGCCGGCAAGTTACAATCGTTAGGTTATGCAGATTGCGAAACCCGCCATCCTGAAGCCGGGCCTCACCCTTGATACCTTGCCCACGCCGCGTCCTGCCGACTTGGCCGGCAGCGACGCCAGCCGGAGCATTCGCGGCACGGCGCTGATCCTCTGGGATCCCAGGAAGCCCGGCAAGAAACTCGACGCCATTGATACCGACCAAATCACGCCGGCGGCCGACTGCGTCTCGGAAAGCCTGGAGACGCTCGATGAACGCTGGAAGGCCGGCTCGTTTCGCTACCTGATGCCCGACTTCCGCGCCCGCGTCCACAAGGGCGAGACGTTCGTGATTGCCGGTGACCGGTTCGCGATTGGCAGCTCGCGCGAGATGTCGCCGGCCGGCCTCAAGGCGATCGCTGAAGAGGTCGGCCTCGAGATGGTGATCATCTGCGGCCACAACATGGGCGACATCTTCCGCCGCAACTCGTTCAACCTCGGCCTGCACGTCGTGCAAAGTCCCGAGGCGGTGGCCGATGCGAAAGACGGCGACGCGTTCACGTTCGAAACCGGCTCGCGCCAGATCGTCAACCTCACGCAGGGCAGGACCTACACGCCGGTGCCGCTCAGCGCAAAGGAAGACGAGATTCGGCAGAGCGGCGGCATCTTCGCTGTCGGCCGCCGCGAGTTCCGCTCGTCGGTCGAGCGCACACCCGAGGTGATCTTTCCGGACGCGACGCTCGCGCGCACCATGTCCACCACCGCGCAGATCGTGTGGGCGCACCGGGTGGACAAGGACGCAGAGGTCGCGCCGGGCGCGACGCTGCGGGTGTACGCCGATCTGCTGCCGGCGTCCGACGGCACGGCGCCGTTCTCGATCCACACCTTCAACCAGATCACCGGCGGCAGTTCGATCCTGCCGCGCCAGGCCGCCGTCGCCAACGATCACTTCGTCTTCACCGGCAAGCCAGACGATGACAAGCAGACGGGGATTGGGCGGCAGTTCGCGGCGTTTCACGACATCAAGAAGCCGTACTACGCCACGCCCGGCGACGGCATCTTCCACTTCTATTTTCCCGAGCAGGGTCTGGTCGTGCCGGGGCAGTTCATTCCCGGCGCCGACTCGCACAGCCGCGCCTATGGCGCGTACGGCGCCGTCGGCATGGGCGTCGGCTCGACCACGCTCGGCTTCGGCTGGTCCACCGGCTACATCTACTTCACGATGGCGAAGGAACGGCGCGTGACGTTCCGCGGCAAGCTGAGCCCGTGGGTGACCGGCAAGGACATCGTGCTCGAGTTGCTACGCCGGTGGGGCGCCAGGCAGTCGCAGGGCATGTCGGTGGAACTGGTGGACGCCGACAAGCAGCTGCCGATCGCGTTCCGCAACACCATTGCGAACATGATGGCCGAGGCTGAAGCGCTGAACGGCATTTTCGCTCCGGACGACATCACCTATGCCTGGTACAAGGCCAAGGGCATGACCGAGCTGCCGTATCCGAAGTTCGGCTGCGGGCCCGACGCGAGCTTCGAGATCGATGAGGAACTCGTGCTGAACGAGATCACGCCAATGATTGCCAAGCCGTTCAGCCCGGGCAACGCGTTCCCGGCCGAAGAGGTCGCGCGCGAGCGGATCGAGTTCGACAAGGCGATGATCGGTTCGTGCACCAACGGCAGCTACGACGACCTGCTGTCGGCGGCGCTGGTGCTGGTCGCGGCGCGCGCGAAGGGACTGACGAAGGTCCAGAAAGAACTGGTGGTGTTCCCCGGCTCCGGCGGCGTCAAGCTGCTGATCGAGCGGCCGGATCCGCGGCTGGGCGGCGAGTCGATCGCCGATGTCTTCCGCAACGTCGGCGGCCAGATCCGCGCGTCGTGGTGCGGACCCTGCTTCGGGCAGGGCAGCGATGCCCTCGAGAAGGGCCAGCGCGCGATCACCTCGTTCAATCGCAACTGGCAGAACCGGATGGGACTGGGCGGCGAAGGCTATCTCGCCTCGCCATCGGTGGTGGCAGCGTCGGCGCTGGCGGGCTACATGGCGCCGCCGACCGAACTCGGGTTGCTCTGGGATCCCGAAAAGTACGGCGTGTAAGAAGGTCCCTTCCTCACCGATGGGCGTAACGCCTTTAGGCGGACCGAAAGGACGGTTCGCAGCGGACCGGGAAGTTCACCGAGTTGGCGACGAAGCACAGGTGGTGCGCTTTCTCGTGAAGTTGCGCCGCCAGCGCCGCATCGCTGCCCGCCTGGAGCGTCGCCAGCGGACGCAGGATCACTTCCGTGAAGTGACCGCCCGTCTCCTTCACTTCGACCATCGTCCCCACCGCGTCATCCACGTACTCAGTCACCACGACGCCGGCCTCGGCGCAGAGGTGGAGATACCAGAGCATGTGGCACGACGACAGCGACATGACCAGCAGTTCTTCAGGGTTGTAGCGCGTGGCGTCGCCGCGGAACGCGGGGTCTGACGAACCAGGAATCACCGGTTTGCCCGGGACCGAATACTCGTGGGTCCGCTCGTAGCCCTTGTAGTGCGCGGTCCCCGTGCCGGTGTTGCCCGTCCAGGTCATGCGAATGGGGTAAAGGTGGGCCATCCCCCCGATTATCTGGCGAAACGCCTTCCAAGCCCCAGGCCCCAAGCCCCAACCCATTTGCAATAAGCTAGGGCGCGTGAAACCTGTCGTTGCGCTGCTGGCGCTCGGCCTGGCCTCGTTTTCAACGGCCGAGCAAACAACGCCGCTCGGCGCGCTGCTCACGCGCGTGGCCGCAGAGTTCCCAGGGACCGCCGGCATCTGGGTGAAGCACCTCACCACCGGCGAGGCCGCGGGCGTGCGTGACGAAGAACTGCTGAACAGCGCCAGCGTCATCAAGATCCCGGTCCTGGTGCTGGCGTTCCAGATGGCCGAGCGCGGCGAGATCAAGCTGGACGAGCGCGTCACCGTCCGCAAAGAAGACATCCGCGGCGGCTCCGGCATCTTCCGACACCACGACGCCGGCCTGCAGCCGACCTTTCGCGACGTCCTGCTGCAGATGATCATCACCAGCGACAACACCGCCACCGACCTGGCGATCGCCAGGGTGGGCGGCGTCGCGCGCGTCAACGCGTGGCTGAAGGAACAGGGGTACGGCGAGGGCTTGAAGCTGACGCAGACCACCGGCGAGCTGTTCGCGAAGTACAACGCGCTCAAGCCGACCGATGATCGTAATGGCAAGACCAATAGCGATCGATCGTACTGGCTGGGTGAAATCAGCGCCCGGGCGACCGGCCAGATGCTCGAGGCGATCGAGAAGAAGACCATCGCCTCGGCGGCCAGTTGCGACGAGATGTTGCGAATGCTGCGCGCCCAGCTGGCCGGGCAGCGCCGCCTGAATCACTATCTCTCGGTGCCCGTCGCGCACAAGACCGGCGATTTCCCGCCGGTGCTGGCCAACGATGTCGGCATCATCTACGCGCGTTCCGGACCGATCGTCGTGTCGTTTCTGGGCAACGCGATTACCGGCAACTACGGCGAGGCCGAAGACCGCATCGGCCGCTTCGCGCAACAGCTAGTGGAGTATTTCGACAAATGAGCAGGCGTCTTGTCTTTAGTGTTCTGGCTCTGTGTTCTCTGTGTCCTCTGTGGCTGACATCCGCGGCAGCGCAGGAACCGGCTCTGTGGCCTGGCGCGAAGTACGACCCGGCCATCCCGACCATCAAGCAGGTGCTGGGGCACGACCACGGCGAGGTAATCACGCCGCCGGAAGGCGTTGCCCAGTATCTGCAGGCGCTGCAGAAGGCCGCGCCCACCCGCTCGCGGCTGATCGAGTACGCGCGCAGTTGGGAAGGGCGTCCGTTGTGGCTGATGGTGATCGGCAGCGCCGATCGCATTGCGAAGCTCGAACAGGTGAAGGCCGACCTGCAGCGCTTTGCCGATCCGCGCGGCGTGGCGCCGGCCGAATCCGACCGACTGGCCCGCGAGCTTCCGGTCGTGGTGTGGCTGGTGCACGGCGTGCACGGCAACGAAATCTCTTCGTCCGACGCGGCGCTGGCCGAGGCGTATCACCTGCTGGCGTCCCAGGGCGACGCCGGCGTGGACGCGGTCACGCGCGATGCGCTGGTGCTGATCGACCCGATGCAGAATCCGGATGGCCGCGCCCGGTTCGTGGCCCAGAACCTGCTGGGACGCGCCGCCACGCCCGATGCCGCGCCATACAGTGCCGAGCATGACGAGCCGTGGCCCGGCGGGCGCAGCAACCACTACCTGTTCGACATGAACCGCGACTGGTTCGCCCAGTCGCAGCCCGAGACGCGCGGCCGCATCAAGATCGGGCTGGAGTACGTGCCGCAGGTCACCGTGGACCTGCACGAGATGGGCGGCGACAACAGCTACTACTTCGCGCCGCCGGCCGACCCGCTGAATCCGCACATTACCAAGAGCCAGATCGCGGCGTGGGAACTGCTCGGTCGCGCCAACGGCGCCCGCTTCGACGAGCGCGGCTGGGCGTACTACATCCGCGAGGTCTACGACGCGTTCTATCCGGGCTACGGCGATTCGTGGCCGACCTTCCAGGGCTCGATCGGCATGACCTACGAACAAGCGTCGGCCCGCGGCCTGGCCTTTGCCCGGAGCGACGGCGACACGCTGACTTACCGCGACGGCGTGATGCATCACTTCAACGCCGCCATCACTACCGCGATCACCGCGGCCCGCAACCGCGAGCGCCTGATGCGCGATTACCTCGAGTACCGGCGCAGCGCCGTGGCCGAGGGCGAGAAGGGGCCGGTACGCGAGTACCTGATCGTGCCGGGACACGATCCGTCGCGTGCCGAGCTGCTGGCCCGTAACCTGGCGACGCAGGGCATTGAAGTCCGCCGCGCCGAGGAACCGATCAAGCTGGCCTCGCGCACGTTGCCCGCCGGCACCTTCATCGTCTCCAACGCGCAGCCGACCGCGCGCATGGCGCGCAACCTGCTGGATCCAAAAACCGACATGCCGGCCGAGTTCGTCCGCAAGCAGGAAGAGCGCCGCAAGATGCGCCTGAACGACCAGATCTACGACATCACCGCGTGGAACCTGCCGATGCTGTTCGACGTTGAGCTGGTCACCAGCCCCACCGCGGTGGCCGTCAAGACGACGGCCATGCCCTCGCAGTACGACGCGCCCATGCCGGCGCGGACGCTGGCTGCGGCCAAGGTCGGCTACCTGATGCCGTGGGGATCGGGCGCGGCGGCGGTCGCGGCTGACGCCTTGAAACAGGGCCTCAAGATCCGGAGCGTCGGCGGCGCGTTCACGCACAACGGCCGGCGCTACCCGATTGGCACCGCCTTCTTCCGCAACATCGAGAATCCGGCTGACCTCAACGCGAAGCTCACGGCGCTGGCGCGGCGTCACAGCGTCGACCTGGTGCCGATCGATTCATCGTGGGTGGACGAAGGAACCTCGCTCGGCAGCAACGACGTGCAGGCGCTGAAGGCGCCGAAAGTGCTGCTGGTCTGGGACACGCCCACGAGCACGCTGTCGGCCGGGTGGACGCGGTACACGCTCGAGCGGCGCTTCGGCCAGGACGTGACCGCCGTGCGGACCAGCTCGCTCGGCCGTGCCAACTTCAACGACTACGACGTCATCGTGATGCCGTCGGGCAACTTTGCCGGCACCATCAACGAGGCCGTGCTGAACCGCGTGAAGGACTGGCTGCGCAGTGGCGGCACGCTGGTCACCATGGCCGAAGCCACCAGGTGGGCGACGGGCGCCAACGTCGGCCTGCTGGAGACGACGGGGCTGCTGAAAGACGGGCGGCCCGACATCCCGCCGCCCAGTGGCGCGGGTGCCTCAGGTGCCTCGGGTGCCTCAGGTGCTGCGCCCAAGCCGGGCGAGGCGTTCGATTACGACAAGGCGATCCAGCCCGATCGTGAGCGGCCGGCGTCGCAGCCCGGTGCCATCCTGCGCGTGACGCTCGACACCAATCACTGGCTGACGGCCGGCAGCGATGCCGAGACGCAGGTGATGATCGAAGGCAACCGGGTGTTCGCGCCGCTCAAGTTGAACAGCGGCCGCAACGTCGGCATCTACGCGACCAAGGACCAGCTGATCGCCTCGGGCCTGATCTGGCCCGAAGCCCAGGACATCCTCGTGCAGAAGGCGTTCCTCATGCACCAGCCCTTCGGACAAGGCCACGTGATCGGCTTTGCCGAGGATCCGAACTATCGTGCGTTCACGGAATCCACGATGTTGTTGTTTATGAACGCGGTGTTGTTGGGGCCGGGATATTAGAATGCGTCGCATGGAAACACGGAAACACGGAAACACGGAAACTCATTTTATGACGACCGGAATTCGACGCCTCCGCGCAGTGGCCTTTGGAGCCCTGGCTCCGTGTTTCTGTGCTTGCGTGCTTCTGTGGATGTATCTGGCGGCCGCGCCTGCCGCGCAGACTGCGCAGTACTATCCACCCGCGGGGACCTGGGAAAAGAAGGCTCCTGCGGAGTTGGGACTGGACCCCGCCAGGCTGGCCGAGGCCGTCGCCTGGGCGCAGACCCGCGAGTCGCGGCGCGAGATGGACTTCTCGGACCAGGAGAAGATCTTCGG
This portion of the Acidobacteriota bacterium genome encodes:
- a CDS encoding M20/M25/M40 family metallo-hydrolase, which produces MRYLTFALTFAIAALSVVTPTAQEKIDKDIQWKIRREATDNSQILRTLHFLTDVYGPRLTGSPNLKASQEWVVAETTKWGLKNAKLEPWNFGHPGWANEKLSVHVTAPVKDSLVAEALAWTPGTAGAVTAQAVQLIVPNQPTKDVLTRFFDDHRAKVKGKFVMVGAAADVRVAILTPPKRREDNDVRAQYDPVNPTGGGFPGGGGPGGPANPNIVPAAQVAEQLDQFLVAAGAAGRVNDAGREHGQIRAFNNRTFDIAKAVPTVVMRNEDYGRLSRLMAGGATVELEMNIVNRSYPEGATQYNVVAEIPGTDKAHEIVMLGGHIDSWHSATGATDNAIGCATMLEAIRILNAIGVKPRRTIRVALWGGEEQGLLGSQAYVKEHFGMVENPKPGHANFAGYFNIDSGTGRARGMSVFGPAEAAAILRQATKSFEDNGFFGVNATQSRRRGGTDSTSFNEAGLPGIGIQQDPIEYNSHTWHTNLDTYERVIEDDARQSAMVIAAAVYHLAMRDEMLPRLPKDKMPPLPTP
- a CDS encoding serine hydrolase → MKPVVALLALGLASFSTAEQTTPLGALLTRVAAEFPGTAGIWVKHLTTGEAAGVRDEELLNSASVIKIPVLVLAFQMAERGEIKLDERVTVRKEDIRGGSGIFRHHDAGLQPTFRDVLLQMIITSDNTATDLAIARVGGVARVNAWLKEQGYGEGLKLTQTTGELFAKYNALKPTDDRNGKTNSDRSYWLGEISARATGQMLEAIEKKTIASAASCDEMLRMLRAQLAGQRRLNHYLSVPVAHKTGDFPPVLANDVGIIYARSGPIVVSFLGNAITGNYGEAEDRIGRFAQQLVEYFDK
- a CDS encoding aconitase family protein, whose protein sequence is MQIAKPAILKPGLTLDTLPTPRPADLAGSDASRSIRGTALILWDPRKPGKKLDAIDTDQITPAADCVSESLETLDERWKAGSFRYLMPDFRARVHKGETFVIAGDRFAIGSSREMSPAGLKAIAEEVGLEMVIICGHNMGDIFRRNSFNLGLHVVQSPEAVADAKDGDAFTFETGSRQIVNLTQGRTYTPVPLSAKEDEIRQSGGIFAVGRREFRSSVERTPEVIFPDATLARTMSTTAQIVWAHRVDKDAEVAPGATLRVYADLLPASDGTAPFSIHTFNQITGGSSILPRQAAVANDHFVFTGKPDDDKQTGIGRQFAAFHDIKKPYYATPGDGIFHFYFPEQGLVVPGQFIPGADSHSRAYGAYGAVGMGVGSTTLGFGWSTGYIYFTMAKERRVTFRGKLSPWVTGKDIVLELLRRWGARQSQGMSVELVDADKQLPIAFRNTIANMMAEAEALNGIFAPDDITYAWYKAKGMTELPYPKFGCGPDASFEIDEELVLNEITPMIAKPFSPGNAFPAEEVARERIEFDKAMIGSCTNGSYDDLLSAALVLVAARAKGLTKVQKELVVFPGSGGVKLLIERPDPRLGGESIADVFRNVGGQIRASWCGPCFGQGSDALEKGQRAITSFNRNWQNRMGLGGEGYLASPSVVAASALAGYMAPPTELGLLWDPEKYGV
- a CDS encoding OsmC family protein — protein: MAHLYPIRMTWTGNTGTGTAHYKGYERTHEYSVPGKPVIPGSSDPAFRGDATRYNPEELLVMSLSSCHMLWYLHLCAEAGVVVTEYVDDAVGTMVEVKETGGHFTEVILRPLATLQAGSDAALAAQLHEKAHHLCFVANSVNFPVRCEPSFRSA